Proteins from one Malania oleifera isolate guangnan ecotype guangnan chromosome 4, ASM2987363v1, whole genome shotgun sequence genomic window:
- the LOC131153406 gene encoding uncharacterized protein LOC131153406, producing the protein MKKLYRKGTVHPSPPLISDHLAFLPAAILTLTVALSPEDREVLAYLISCSGSSPVVRRNNNQSKSGACKGGDHPTLFNCSCFRCYTSYWARWDSSPNRQLIHEIIDGFEDWLVAQSKSGNAGKNKKQERRNNKRGFKFNEPSEDSKKRPELGSGRRAESGEADSATAAEGGAGGEGCDGGGDAEEGLEKGSVRKLVSYIGEKIWNVWGP; encoded by the coding sequence ATGAAGAAGCTGTACCGCAAAGGGACGGTCCATCCTTCCCCGCCGCTCATCTCCGACCACCTGGCGTTCCTACCTGCAGCCATCCTCACCCTGACGGTCGCGCTCTCGCCGGAGGACAGAGAGGTGCTGGCCTACCTCATATCCTGCTCCGGCAGCTCTCCCGTCGTCCGGAGGAACAACAACCAGAGCAAATCGGGCGCCTGCAAGGGTGGTGACCACCCTACGCTCTTCAACTGCAGCTGCTTCCGGTGCTACACGAGCTACTGGGCGCGTTGGGACTCGTCCCCGAACCGCCAGCTGATTCACGAAATCATCGACGGGTTCGAGGACTGGCTGGTGGCGCAGAGCAAGAGCGGCAACGCCGGCAAGAATAAGAAGCAGGAGAGGAGGAATAACAAGAGGGGTTTTAAATTTAATGAACCGTCGGAGGATTCGAAGAAGCGACCTGAACTCGGATCGGGTCGCCGGGCAGAGTCCGGCGAGGCAGACTCGGCGACGGCGGCGGAAGGCGGCGCTGGCGGTGAAGGTTGCGACGGCGGTGGAGACGCGGAGGAAGGGCTGGAGAAAGGTTCGGTGAGAAAGCTGGTGAGCTATATCGGGGAGAAGATTTGGAATGTTTGGGGGCCATGA